One Myotis daubentonii chromosome 3, mMyoDau2.1, whole genome shotgun sequence genomic window carries:
- the LOC132229374 gene encoding LOW QUALITY PROTEIN: sal-like protein 4 (The sequence of the model RefSeq protein was modified relative to this genomic sequence to represent the inferred CDS: substituted 1 base at 1 genomic stop codon) yields MSRRKQAKPQHIHTKEESGTQPPPQPAPGVVAAAAPAAGEPGASLNYPGAGDDMNGDQATVKRPRQEETHICEKCCGEFFSVSEFLEHKKNCTKHPPVLIMNDSEGPMPSEDFSWAGPNHPPRSPSIKDSHRESGSSSGDMKEKPGAEPALPPTAQDLNYLPKGKVANTNVTLQALRGTKVAVNQRSADALPAPLPGANSIPWVLEQILCLQQQQLQQIQFTEQIRVQVNMWAAHALPSGAAGADTLKTLGSHMSQQVSAAVALLSQKAGSQGLSLDTLKQAKLPHTSIPSTTSSVSPGLLSFALRPDGTRVLPNRIPGALLPPTPSSVLFQSPFSTVALDPSKKEKGKPPNVSPVDVKPKDEATQYRHKCKYYSKVFGTDSSLQIHLRSHTGERPFVCSVCGHWFTTKGNLKVHFHRHPQVKANPQLFTEFHDKMAAGNGIPYALSVPVPIDESSLSLDSKPVLVTGTPSVGLPQNLSSGTNPQDLMGGPLVPNLQPGPSPESEGGSLLSGVGPNHNSPRVGGFQGRGTPEPGSETMKLQQLVENIDKATTDPNECLICHRVLSCQSSLKMHYRTHTGERPFRCKICDRAFSTKGNLKTHFGIHRTNTSIKTQHSCPICQKKFTNAVMLQQHIRMHMGVQIPNAPLPESPCDLVGPELMMVGENGSTGAVCHNDVVKSIDVDEVGSQDAPSSSSKVPLPLSGIHSASPTTGFTLMAPLDASGKLGPAPLVLQRQSSRENGSVESDGLTNDSSSSVMGDQEYQSRSPDILEATSFQALSPANSQAESIKSKSTDAGGRADSSDSSRTEMEGRSSLPSAFVXAQPTYVKVEVPGAFGPATISPGLAPLLAAQPRRQGKQQACTRCGKNFSSASALQIHKRTHTGEKPFVCNICGRAFTTKDNLKVHYMTHGANNSSVRRGRKLAIENTMALLGTDTKRVPEVFLKEIMTPSVNVDPVVWNQYTTMLNGGLVMKTNEILVIQSGGIPTLPVSLGASSVVSNTTVPKIDGSQSVSSDVEKPGAADSVPKHQFPHFLEENKIAVS; encoded by the coding sequence ATGTCAAGGCGCAAGCAGGCGAAGCCGCAGCACATCCACACCAAGGAGGAGAGCGGCACGCAGCCGCCGCCCCAGCCGGCCCCCGGGGTCGTGGCCGCAGCGGCACCGGCGGCGGGGGAGCCGGGTGCTTCATTGAACTACCCGGGGGCTGGTGATGACATGAATGGGGACCAGGCGACAGTAAAGAGGCCTCGTCAGGAGGAGACTCACATCTGTGAGAAATGCTGCGGAGAGTTCTTCAGCGTCTCTGAGTTCTTAGAACATAAGAAAAATTGCACTAAACACCCACCTGTCCTCATCATGAACGACAGCGAGGGGCCGATGCCTTCCGAAGACTTCTCCTGGGCTGGGCCGAACCACCCGCCACGCAGTCCAAGCATTAAGGACAGTCACAGGGAGAGTGGCAGCAGCTCAGGGGACATGAAGGAGAAgccaggggcggagcctgccCTGCCACCCACAGCCCAGGACTTAAACTATTTACCCAAAGGCAAAGTGGCCAACACTAACGTCACTCTTCAAGCACTGCGGGGCACCAAGGTGGCAGTGAATCAGCGGAGTGCAGACGCGCTGCCCGCCCCCCTGCCCGGTGCCAACAGCATCCCCTGGGTCCTGGAGCAGATCCTgtgtctgcagcagcagcagctacaGCAGATCCAGTTCACCGAGCAGATCCGAGTCCAGGTGAACATGTGGGCCGCCCATGCCCTCCCCTCCGGTGCAGCGGGAGCGGACACCCTGAAGACCTTAGGCAGCCACATGTCCCAGCAGGTCTCTGCGGCCGTGGCTTTGCTCAGCCAGAAAGCTGGAAGCCAAGGTCTGTCCCTGGACACCTTGAAACAAGCCAAGCTACCTCACACAAGCATCCCTTCCACCACCAGCTCGGTGTCCCCGGGGCTGCTGTCCTTCGCCCTGAGGCCGGATGGGACGAGGGTGCTCCCAAACCGCATCCCCGGTGCTTTGCTACCCCCGACCCCAAGCTCTGTGCTCTTCCAGAGCCCTTTCTCCACGGTGGCGTTAGACCCGtctaagaaagagaaagggaagccaCCCAACGTGTCCCCGGTGGATGTCAAACCCAAAGACGAGGCCACTCAATACAGGCACAAGTGTAAGTACTATAGCAAGGTTTTTGGGACTGATAGCTCCTTGCAGATCCACCTCCGCTCCCATACTGGAGAGAGACCCTTCGTGTGCTCTGTCTGTGGCCACTGGTTCACCACCAAGGGCAACCTCAAGGTACACTTTCATCGACACCCCCAGGTGAAGGCGAACCCCCAGCTGTTTACCGAGTTCCACGACAAAATGGCAGCAGGCAATGGCATTCCCTATGCACTCTCTGTACCTGTCCCCATAGATGAATCGAGTCTCTCGCTAGACAGCAAACCTGTCCTGGTCACAGGGACCCCCAGTGTAGGTCTACCTCAGAACCTCTCTTCGGGGACTAACCCCCAGGACCTAATGGGTGGCCCACTGGTCCCCAACCTGCAGCCCGGGCCGTCTCCAGAAAGTGAGGGTGGATCCCTactctctggggtggggccaaaCCATAATTCCCCAAGGGTTGGTGGCTTCCAAGGGAGAGGGACACCCGAGCCAGGGTCAGAGACCATGAAGTTGCAGCAGCTGGTTGAGAACATTGACAAGGCCACCACTGACCCCAACGAATGTCTCATTTGCCACCGGGTCTTAAGCTGCCAAAGCTCCCTCAAAATGCATTACCGAACCCACACCGGGGAGAGGCCCTTCCGCTGTAAGATCTGTGACCGAGCTTTCTCCACCAAAGGCAACCTGAAGACACACTTCGGGATTCACCGAACCAACACATCCATAAAGACGCAGCACTCGTGCCCCATCTGCCAGAAGAAGTTTACCAACGCAGTCATGTTGCAGCAGCATATTCGGATGCACATGGGTGTTCAGATTCCCAACGCGCCCCTGCCGGAGAGTCCCTGTGACTTGGTGGGTCCGGAGCTAATGATGGTGGGTGAGAACGGCAGCACAGGTGCTGTCTGTCACAACGACGTTGTCAAAAGCATCGATGTTGATGAAGTCGGCTCCCAGGATGCTCCCAGCAGCTCCTCGAAGGTCCCCCTGCCTCTTTCTGGCATCCACTCGGCATCGCCCACAACAGGGTTCACCTTGATGGCCCCCCTGGATGCCTCGGGGAAACTGGGTCCTGCTCCTCTGGTCCTGCAGCGGCAGAGCAGCCGAGAGAACGGTTCCGTGGAGAGCGATGGCTTGACCAACGACTCCTCGTCCTCAGTGATGGGAGACCAGGAGTATCAGAGCCGAAGTCCAGACATCCTGGAGGCGACCTCCTTTCAGGCCCTCTCCCCGGCCAATAGCCAAGCAGAAAGCATCAAGTCCAAGTCTACTGATGCTGGTGGCAGAGCAGACAGCTCGGACAGCAGCCGCACCGAGATGGAAGGTCGGAGCAGTCTCCCATCCGCATTTGTCTGAGCCCAGCCAACCTATGTCAAAGTGGAAGTTCCTGGTGCGTTTGGACCCGCGACTATatccccaggcctggcaccttTGCTGGCGGCCCAGCCACGCCGCCAGGGCAAGCAGCAGGCCTGCACGCGGTGCGGGAAGAACTTCTCGTCGGCCAGCGCCCTCCAGATTCACAAGCGGACTCACACGGGGGAGAAGCCTTTCGTGTGTAACATCTGTGGGCGAGCTTTCACCACCAAAGACAACTTGAAGGTTCACTATATGACTCATGGCGCCAACAACAGCTCCGTGCGCCGCGGGAGGAAGCTGGCCATCGAGAACACCATGGCTCTTCTAGGAACAGACACAAAGAGGGTCCCAGAGGTGTTTCTCAAGGAAATCATGACCCCTTCAGTGAACGTGGACCCTGTTGTGTGGAACCAGTACACCACCATGCTCAACGGTGGTCTGGTCATGAAGACCAACGAGATCTTGGTGATTCAGAGCGGAGGCATCCCGACTCTCCCCGTGTCCCTAGGTGCCAGCTCCGTTGTCAGCAACACCACCGTCCCCAAGATCGATGGCTCCCAGTCGGTTAGCAGCGACGTGGAAAAGCCCGGTGCTGCTGACAGCGTCCCCAAACACCAGTTCCCTCACTTCCTGGAGGAAAACAAGATTGCGGTCAGCTAA
- the SOWAHC gene encoding ankyrin repeat domain-containing protein SOWAHC gives MEGPAELGPEAVLRFLAERGGRARHAELVQHFRGALGGEPERRAHFKELVNAVATVRTDPADGSKYVHLKRRFCEGPQSPKAAPPRDLPRISVTAEPEPHGGGDPEGSDDPAKCWESGLCPEAASPGPGREPGDGESSAAALGPPSLTGDGRSGPSLNGGARRKNSRRGAQPPARAPTPEPSEDLEPQPQGCEDADGRSSPGGTSTPRPTRQNLRDLVMGSSPQLKRSVCTGGSSTGGCSGGGRGKGGGDSDSASVASSAEEEIGSGASVTLDPLEHAWMLSASDGKWDSLEALLICEPGLLTKRDFITGFTCLHWAAKHGRQELLAMLVNFANKHQLPVNINARTSGGYTALHLAAMHGHVEVVKLLVGAYDADVDVRDYSGKKASQYLSQSIAEEIKNLVGALDEDDGESASGGGGGRWRLSKVLPSHLITYKLSHVLEDGGDHHHHHHHHHHHFAEGWAGGKAKDPGRKASGSSSGRIKPKLNKIHLKPQIIHTTPFFRDPEQALEEGEQEEEDRSLKGHLPSFKLRPKSNVFG, from the coding sequence ATGGAGGGCCCGGCGGAGCTCGGCCCCGAGGCGGTGCTGCGCTTCCTCGCGGAACGCGGGGGCCGGGCCCGGCACGCCGAGCTGGTGCAGCACTTCAGGGGTGCTCTGGGCGGCGAGCCCGAGCGGCGCGCCCACTTCAAGGAGCTGGTCAATGCCGTGGCCACTGTGCGCACCGACCCCGCCGACGGCTCCAAGTACGTGCACCTCAAACGGAGGTTCTGCGAAGGCCCACAGTCACCCAAGGCCGCGCCCCCTCGGGACTTGCCCCGCATCTCGGTGACCGCAGAGCCCGAGCCCCATGGCGGCGGTGATCCGGAGGGGTCCGACGACCCGGCCAAGTGCTGGGAGAGCGGCTTGTGCCCCGAGGCGGCGTCCCCGGGTCCGGGCCGTGAACCCGGCGATGGAGAGTCTTCCGCCGCCGCGCTTGGGCCGCCCAGTCTGACCGGCGACGGCCGGAGCGGGCCGTCCCTGAACGGCGGGGCCAGGAGAAAGAACTCGCGGCGCGGCGCGCAGCCTCCGGCCCGAGCACCAACCCCCGAGCCCAGCGAGGACCTGGaaccccagccccagggctgcgAGGACGCGGACGGAAGGAGCTCTCCCGGGGGAACCTCCACCCCAAGGCCGACTCGCCAGAACCTCCGGGACCTTGTGATGGGCAGCTCCCCGCAGCTGAAGAGGAGCGTCTGTACGGGGGGCAGCAGCACCGGGGGCTGCTCTGGGGGAGGACGCGGCAAAGGCGGGGGCGACTCGGACAGCGCTTCCGTTGCCTCGTCGGCGGAGGAGGAGATCGGCAGCGGGGCCTCGGTGACGCTGGACCCTTTGGAACACGCCTGGATGCTCTCGGCCTCGGACGGCAAGTGGGACAGCCTAGAGGCGCTGCTCATCTGTGAGCCTGGCCTGCTGACCAAGCGGGACTTCATCACCGGCTTCACTTGCCTGCACTGGGCTGCCAAGCACGGCCGGCAGGAGCTCCTGGCCATGCTAGTCAACTTCGCCAACAAACATCAGCTGCCAGTGAACATCAACGCCAGGACGAGCGGCGGCTACACCGCCCTGCACTTGGCAGCCATGCACGGGCACGTGGAGGTGGTGAAGTTGCTGGTGGGGGCCTACGACGCAGACGTGGACGTCAGGGACTACAGTGGGAAGAAGGCCTCTCAGTACCTGAGTCAGAGCATCGCCGAGGAGATCAAGAACCTGGTGGGAGCCCTGGACGAGGACGACGGTGAAAGTGCCTCAGGCGGCGGGGGTGGGCGCTGGAGGCTTTCAAAAGTGCTCCCTTCCCACCTCATCACCTACAAACTCTCGCACGTCCTGGAGGATGGAGGggatcatcaccatcaccaccaccaccaccaccaccacttcgctgagggatgggcaggaggcaaaGCAAAGGACCCAGGTCGCAAAGCCTCAGGCAGCTCTAGTGGGCGAATAAAACCCAAACTCAACAAAATCCACTTAAAACCCCAGATCATCCACACCACACCCTTTTTCAGAGACCCGGAgcaggccctggaggagggggagcaggaagaaGAGGATCGATCTCTTAAAGGCCACTTACCCTCATTCAAATTGAGACCGAAGTCCAATGTATTtgggtaa